From the genome of Flavobacterium ovatum, one region includes:
- a CDS encoding GIY-YIG nuclease family protein — MNIVYMLFSEKLGKFYIGFTENLNERLLFHQNAENRKFTHNANDWTVFLTIECISKSQGLEIEKHIKSMKSQVYIRNLKLYPEMIEKLQQKYSDC, encoded by the coding sequence ATGAATATAGTCTACATGCTTTTTTCGGAAAAACTAGGTAAGTTTTATATTGGATTTACTGAAAATCTAAATGAAAGATTGCTATTTCATCAAAATGCTGAAAACAGAAAGTTTACTCATAATGCAAATGATTGGACTGTATTCTTAACAATTGAATGTATATCAAAATCTCAAGGTCTAGAAATTGAAAAACATATTAAATCAATGAAAAGTCAGGTTTATATTCGAAATTTAAAGTTATATCCTGAAATGATTGAAAAACTACAACAAAAATATTCAGACTGTTAA
- the rseP gene encoding RIP metalloprotease RseP: protein MEIFIKLSQFLLSLSLLIILHELGHFIPAKLFKTRVEKFYLFFDVKYSLLKKKIGETEYGIGWLPLGGYVKISGMIDESMDKEQMALPPQPWEFRSKPAWQRLIIMLGGVTVNFILAFIIYIGMAFTYGDTYIAMEDLKDGLLIENPVLQKVGFQTGDNILAVDGEKITKFDNQINMKIIMGHNVLVERNGAEQTITMPEDFIDQLSKVEKGQLVSIRMPFVIGAVADGSPNTVLEAKDMILSLNGQKVKYFDEAKTILEANKNKTVPAVVLRDQKEISISLQINAEGKVGVQLGGLGMDSLEKLGYYKVRKQEFGFFESFPVGIEKGKDQLIGYGKQLQMIFNPDTGAYKQVGGFKAIFDIFPSTWSWEVFWTLTALLSIMLGVMNLLPIPALDGGHVMFLLYEMISGKKPSDKFLENAQMVGFVLLISLLLFANGNDIYKAVIGK, encoded by the coding sequence ATGGAAATATTTATCAAGCTTTCTCAATTTTTATTGAGCTTATCATTACTTATTATACTTCACGAATTAGGACATTTTATTCCTGCTAAATTATTCAAAACCAGAGTCGAAAAATTTTATTTGTTCTTTGATGTGAAATATTCACTGTTGAAGAAAAAAATTGGGGAAACAGAATACGGAATCGGTTGGTTGCCATTGGGAGGTTATGTAAAAATCTCTGGAATGATTGACGAAAGCATGGACAAGGAGCAAATGGCATTACCACCACAACCTTGGGAATTTCGTTCAAAACCAGCTTGGCAACGTTTGATTATCATGCTTGGTGGTGTAACAGTAAACTTTATTTTGGCTTTCATTATCTATATCGGAATGGCCTTTACTTACGGCGATACTTATATTGCTATGGAAGACTTGAAAGATGGTTTATTGATTGAGAATCCAGTATTGCAAAAAGTAGGTTTCCAAACTGGGGATAACATCTTAGCGGTTGACGGTGAGAAAATTACCAAGTTTGACAACCAAATCAACATGAAAATTATCATGGGTCATAACGTACTTGTCGAAAGAAATGGTGCGGAGCAGACGATAACAATGCCAGAAGATTTTATTGATCAATTGTCAAAAGTAGAGAAGGGGCAACTGGTTTCTATTCGTATGCCTTTTGTGATTGGTGCTGTAGCTGACGGATCGCCTAACACGGTGTTGGAAGCTAAAGACATGATTTTGTCTTTGAACGGTCAAAAAGTAAAATATTTTGACGAAGCTAAAACGATATTAGAAGCTAACAAAAATAAGACGGTTCCTGCTGTTGTATTACGTGATCAAAAAGAAATTTCTATATCGTTACAAATTAACGCTGAAGGAAAAGTAGGCGTTCAATTAGGTGGCTTAGGAATGGATTCCTTAGAGAAACTAGGATATTATAAAGTACGCAAACAAGAGTTTGGTTTCTTTGAATCATTTCCTGTGGGAATCGAAAAAGGAAAAGACCAGTTAATAGGTTATGGAAAACAATTGCAAATGATATTTAACCCAGATACGGGAGCTTACAAACAAGTAGGCGGATTTAAAGCGATATTTGATATTTTTCCAAGTACATGGAGTTGGGAAGTGTTTTGGACACTTACGGCTTTGCTGTCAATTATGCTTGGAGTAATGAATTTATTGCCGATTCCTGCGCTTGATGGTGGACATGTAATGTTTTTATTATACGAAATGATAAGTGGTAAAAAACCATCTGATAAATTCTTAGAGAATGCTCAAATGGTTGGTTTTGTTTTACTTATATCATTGCTTTTATTTGCTAACGGAAATGATATTTACAAGGCAGTAATAGGGAAGTAA
- a CDS encoding Gfo/Idh/MocA family oxidoreductase has product MQKIKTALLSYGMSGKVFHAPFLSLHPGYELIGSWERTNKLIQADYPAVTSYPTIESVLESNAELIVVNTPTATHFEYTKKVLQAGKHAIVEKAFTTTVAEAQELAALAKEKGLKLAVFQNRRWDSDFKTIKKVIDQELLGELVDAEFHFDRYTPTLSPKAHKETISGGSGIVKDLGPHLIDQALSLFGFPQAVNADIRITRENSLVDDSLDICLFYPNFRVRLKAGFFNREMIPSYILQGKKGSFFKHRGDVQEDQLKLNHKPNLTDWGTEDKAQEGLLHTEINGKIISEKTPTLQGNYYDYFDGMYNAITQNSAEPVTPQDGIQVMQIIEAAIQSNKEKRRIEF; this is encoded by the coding sequence ATGCAAAAAATAAAAACAGCATTACTCTCATACGGCATGTCCGGCAAAGTATTTCATGCACCTTTCCTTAGTTTACATCCAGGCTATGAACTCATAGGTTCTTGGGAACGAACCAACAAATTGATTCAAGCCGATTATCCAGCGGTAACCAGTTACCCCACTATAGAATCTGTCCTAGAAAGTAATGCAGAACTCATTGTAGTGAACACACCAACAGCTACTCATTTTGAGTACACCAAGAAAGTTTTACAAGCTGGCAAGCACGCCATTGTAGAAAAAGCATTTACTACCACCGTTGCCGAAGCGCAAGAACTAGCCGCTTTAGCCAAAGAAAAAGGACTCAAATTGGCCGTTTTCCAAAACAGAAGATGGGATAGCGATTTTAAAACCATCAAAAAAGTTATTGACCAAGAACTTTTGGGAGAACTAGTAGATGCTGAATTTCATTTTGACCGCTACACTCCTACTTTGAGTCCAAAAGCACACAAAGAAACGATAAGTGGTGGCTCTGGAATAGTAAAAGATTTAGGTCCGCACTTGATCGACCAAGCCTTGAGTTTATTCGGTTTTCCACAAGCTGTCAATGCCGATATTCGCATCACACGCGAAAATTCATTAGTTGATGATTCACTAGACATTTGCTTGTTTTACCCCAATTTTAGAGTTCGCCTAAAAGCTGGTTTTTTCAATAGAGAAATGATTCCGTCCTATATTTTACAAGGCAAAAAAGGGTCTTTTTTCAAACACCGTGGCGATGTTCAGGAAGACCAACTCAAACTCAACCACAAACCCAATTTGACCGACTGGGGAACCGAAGACAAGGCACAGGAAGGACTGCTCCACACTGAAATCAATGGCAAAATAATTAGTGAAAAAACCCCAACACTACAAGGCAATTATTACGACTATTTTGACGGAATGTATAACGCTATCACACAAAACAGCGCCGAACCCGTAACCCCTCAAGACGGAATTCAAGTCATGCAGATCATCGAAGCTGCCATTCAAAGCAATAAAGAAAAACGAAGAATCGAATTTTAA
- a CDS encoding serine hydrolase, translating to MMGFFLFLLVLLLCGFFGRIVYRKLDFFSGFSAKNVASCHFIDNRPLDLIESQDNDFKVFGLASNTLFEKGKYATASVFGLQKRKAIYREGIGATLINKDFDESRPFLVPKRVKSKPGFYPYGDVKPEEIVFTNIDYNALNAAVANSFDISGQKEKRTRAVVVIYKNQILAEKYASGFDETSKLLGWSMAKSITGALFGALEQQGKFDIDKPAPIPEWQNDGRKNITTRNLLQMNSGLEWVEDYTKICDVTRMLYQAVDMGKVQIDKPLAFQPNTHWCYSGGTTNLLSKILRYQFKSHQEYLDFWYTNLIDKIGMNSMVLETDMIGNYVGSSYGWATARDWGKFGLLYLNQGNWNGEQILSPEWVKFTSTPTDTSEGRYGAQFWLNAGGHFPDVPRDMYYCNGFQGQMVAIIPSKDLVIVHLGLKGEDCFDFNDFLQSVIAAVKK from the coding sequence ATGATGGGATTTTTTCTGTTTTTACTAGTGCTACTGCTATGTGGTTTTTTTGGAAGAATAGTGTATCGTAAACTCGATTTCTTTTCAGGATTTTCGGCAAAGAATGTGGCTTCCTGTCATTTTATCGACAACCGTCCGCTAGATTTGATAGAATCGCAAGATAATGATTTCAAAGTATTTGGTTTGGCAAGTAATACTCTATTCGAAAAAGGGAAATACGCAACGGCATCTGTATTTGGACTGCAAAAACGAAAAGCGATTTACCGTGAAGGAATTGGTGCAACCTTAATCAATAAAGATTTTGATGAATCGAGACCTTTTTTAGTTCCCAAAAGAGTGAAGTCAAAGCCAGGATTTTATCCTTATGGAGATGTTAAACCAGAGGAAATTGTTTTTACCAATATAGATTACAATGCATTAAATGCCGCAGTTGCTAATTCTTTTGATATTTCTGGACAAAAAGAAAAACGAACTCGGGCAGTAGTCGTTATTTATAAAAATCAGATTTTAGCCGAAAAATATGCATCTGGATTTGATGAGACTAGTAAATTATTGGGTTGGTCAATGGCCAAAAGTATTACGGGAGCTCTATTTGGCGCTTTGGAGCAACAAGGGAAATTTGATATCGATAAACCAGCTCCTATTCCCGAATGGCAAAATGATGGAAGAAAAAATATCACCACCCGTAATTTGTTGCAAATGAATTCGGGATTGGAGTGGGTAGAAGATTATACTAAAATTTGCGATGTAACTAGAATGTTGTACCAAGCGGTTGATATGGGAAAAGTACAAATCGACAAACCATTGGCTTTTCAGCCCAACACCCATTGGTGTTATTCTGGTGGAACCACCAATTTATTGTCTAAGATATTGCGTTATCAATTTAAATCACATCAAGAGTATTTGGATTTTTGGTACACGAACCTGATTGATAAAATTGGAATGAATTCGATGGTGCTAGAAACCGATATGATTGGGAATTATGTGGGTTCGTCTTATGGTTGGGCAACAGCTAGAGACTGGGGGAAGTTTGGTTTGCTGTATCTGAACCAAGGAAATTGGAATGGGGAGCAAATTCTTTCGCCAGAATGGGTAAAATTTACCAGTACTCCAACCGATACTTCCGAAGGTCGTTATGGAGCTCAATTTTGGCTCAATGCGGGTGGTCATTTTCCGGATGTGCCTCGTGATATGTATTACTGTAATGGTTTTCAAGGACAGATGGTGGCCATTATTCCGTCAAAGGATTTGGTCATTGTACACCTTGGATTGAAAGGAGAAGACTGTTTTGACTTCAATGATTTTTTGCAATCTGTAATTGCTGCTGTGAAAAAGTAA
- a CDS encoding cysteine desulfurase yields the protein MLDIQKTRSDFPILSQKVNGKPLVYFDNGATSQKPQVVIDAIAKYYQEINANIHRGVHTLSQLATDAYEIARGKVQNHINAKHSHEVLFTSGTTFGINLVTNGFAAILKPGDEVLVSSLEHHSNIVPWQMLCEKTGATLKVIPMNEAGELIMAEYDKLLSDKTKIVTVNHISNALGTINPIEYMIAEAHKVGAAILIDGAQAVPHLKPDVQALDCDFYVFSGHKMCGPTGTGILYGKEDWLNKLPPYQGGGEMIKEVSFEKTTYAELPHKFEAGTPNIAGGIVLGTAIDYMNEVGFENIQKQELELLEYGTEKLLEIEGLRIFGTSKNKTSVISFNIEGIHPYDIGTIIDKLGIAVRTGHHCAQPIMSFYGIPGTIRASFSFYNTKEEIDSLVAAIKKAQMMLS from the coding sequence ATGTTAGACATTCAAAAAACAAGATCCGATTTCCCTATTCTTTCTCAAAAAGTAAACGGAAAACCTTTAGTATATTTCGATAACGGCGCTACTTCTCAAAAACCACAAGTGGTGATTGATGCTATAGCCAAATATTATCAAGAAATAAACGCCAATATTCACCGTGGTGTTCACACCTTAAGTCAGTTAGCAACTGATGCGTATGAAATAGCACGTGGCAAAGTTCAAAACCACATAAACGCCAAACACAGTCACGAAGTACTTTTTACTTCAGGAACTACTTTTGGAATTAATTTGGTTACCAATGGTTTTGCTGCAATATTAAAACCAGGAGATGAAGTACTAGTTTCGTCACTAGAGCACCATAGCAATATTGTGCCTTGGCAAATGCTTTGCGAAAAAACAGGAGCAACCCTCAAAGTTATTCCAATGAATGAAGCGGGAGAATTAATTATGGCCGAATACGACAAATTATTGTCGGATAAAACCAAAATTGTAACCGTAAATCATATTTCGAATGCCTTGGGAACCATCAACCCCATTGAATATATGATTGCAGAAGCGCACAAAGTGGGAGCTGCGATTTTGATTGATGGTGCACAAGCGGTACCGCATCTTAAACCAGACGTTCAAGCTTTGGACTGTGATTTTTATGTATTTTCTGGTCACAAAATGTGTGGTCCAACAGGAACTGGAATTCTATACGGAAAAGAAGACTGGTTAAATAAACTCCCTCCCTATCAAGGTGGTGGCGAAATGATTAAAGAAGTCTCTTTCGAAAAAACAACTTATGCCGAATTGCCTCATAAATTTGAAGCCGGAACGCCTAATATCGCTGGCGGAATTGTTCTAGGAACTGCCATTGATTATATGAATGAAGTTGGTTTTGAGAACATTCAAAAACAAGAATTAGAGTTATTAGAATACGGAACCGAGAAATTATTGGAAATTGAAGGCTTGCGTATTTTTGGAACATCCAAAAACAAAACATCTGTGATTTCTTTTAATATCGAAGGGATTCATCCGTATGATATTGGGACCATCATTGACAAATTGGGAATTGCTGTTCGTACAGGACATCATTGCGCACAACCCATCATGAGTTTTTACGGAATTCCAGGCACGATTCGTGCTTCGTTTTCGTTTTACAACACCAAAGAAGAAATTGACAGTTTGGTAGCAGCGATTAAAAAGGCCCAAATGATGTTGTCTTAA
- a CDS encoding SufE family protein codes for MKIKEIQDEIVDEFSMFDDWMERYEYIIDLGKKLPLIAEEYKTDNNLIKGCQSKVWLQGEQNDDTIVFTADSDAILTKGIIAILIRTFSNQKAIDIINADMDFIDEIGLKEHLSPTRANGLVSMIKNIKMYALAFDAKK; via the coding sequence ATGAAAATTAAAGAAATACAAGACGAGATAGTAGACGAATTTTCGATGTTTGATGATTGGATGGAGCGCTATGAATACATCATCGACCTCGGAAAAAAGTTACCGCTTATCGCCGAAGAATATAAAACCGACAATAATTTAATCAAAGGTTGTCAATCGAAAGTTTGGTTACAAGGAGAGCAAAATGATGATACGATAGTATTCACAGCAGACAGTGACGCTATCTTGACCAAAGGGATTATTGCGATTTTGATTCGTACTTTCTCCAATCAAAAAGCGATTGACATCATCAACGCTGACATGGATTTTATTGACGAAATTGGTTTGAAAGAACACCTTTCTCCAACACGTGCGAATGGATTGGTATCGATGATTAAGAATATTAAGATGTATGCTTTGGCATTCGATGCTAAGAAATAG
- a CDS encoding GxxExxY protein — MVTKKSLKDLIYTVNGAAIEVHKQLGPGLLESIYHKCMIHELTLRGIHFQTELTIPIEYKGLSLESDLRCDLFVENCLVVELKATDKIIPVHVAKLMSYMNLLEAPIGLMINFNVTNIFDHGQKTYVNNRYSTLKEE; from the coding sequence ATGGTTACTAAGAAATCATTAAAGGATTTAATTTACACTGTAAATGGAGCAGCAATTGAAGTTCACAAACAATTAGGTCCTGGTTTATTGGAAAGTATTTATCATAAATGCATGATTCATGAATTAACTCTAAGAGGAATCCATTTTCAGACCGAACTTACAATTCCAATTGAGTACAAAGGTTTAAGTTTAGAATCTGATTTAAGATGTGATTTATTTGTCGAAAATTGCCTAGTAGTTGAATTAAAAGCAACTGATAAAATTATACCGGTTCATGTTGCGAAATTAATGTCATACATGAATCTTTTGGAAGCTCCGATTGGATTAATGATTAATTTTAATGTCACAAATATTTTTGACCATGGTCAAAAAACATATGTCAATAATAGATATAGTACACTAAAAGAGGAATAA
- a CDS encoding SUF system Fe-S cluster assembly protein, with the protein MEQQIDTNELGELIVKKLKTIYDPEIPVDIYELGLIYDVMVNTDYEVKILMTLTSPNCPVAESLPREVEEKVKSIEHIKDAEVEITFDPPWSKDLMSEEAKLELGML; encoded by the coding sequence ATGGAACAACAAATAGACACCAACGAATTAGGAGAATTGATCGTAAAAAAATTAAAAACCATTTACGATCCAGAGATTCCTGTAGACATATACGAATTAGGATTGATTTATGACGTAATGGTAAATACAGATTATGAAGTAAAAATCTTGATGACTTTGACATCTCCAAACTGCCCAGTTGCAGAAAGTTTACCAAGAGAAGTAGAGGAAAAAGTGAAATCAATTGAGCACATCAAAGATGCCGAAGTAGAAATTACTTTTGACCCGCCATGGAGCAAAGATTTGATGAGCGAAGAAGCAAAATTAGAATTAGGAATGCTTTAA
- a CDS encoding DUF2480 family protein, whose product MDEIINKVAESKLEVFDLEDYYPKGQRVQIDISQWLIEGFLLREKDFRESLKNHDWSQYQDQLVAIHCSTDAIVPAWSSILVAIQLAPFAKKIVDGTIDDLNASLYEELLPKIDFSVYENKAMIIKGCSKKPVPTRAYILAAHHLQPYARSIMYGEACSAVPLYKAPKKA is encoded by the coding sequence ATGGACGAAATAATCAACAAAGTTGCCGAGAGCAAACTGGAGGTTTTTGATTTGGAAGATTACTATCCAAAAGGACAGCGTGTGCAAATTGATATTTCACAATGGCTGATTGAAGGTTTTTTATTAAGAGAAAAAGACTTTAGAGAAAGCCTAAAAAATCACGATTGGTCACAATACCAAGATCAATTGGTTGCTATTCATTGTAGTACAGATGCGATTGTTCCGGCCTGGTCTTCTATTTTGGTTGCCATTCAATTGGCTCCTTTTGCAAAAAAAATTGTAGACGGAACTATTGATGACTTAAACGCTTCTTTATATGAAGAATTGTTACCTAAAATTGACTTTTCTGTATATGAGAACAAAGCAATGATAATCAAAGGCTGTTCAAAAAAACCAGTACCTACAAGGGCTTATATTTTGGCAGCACATCATTTGCAACCTTACGCTCGTAGCATTATGTACGGGGAAGCATGTTCGGCAGTGCCGTTGTACAAAGCTCCTAAAAAAGCATAA
- a CDS encoding DUF3078 domain-containing protein — translation MKKICYSISFILIGIALQAQEVVKDTTKLWTKKGNISLLFNQSAYNKEWLGGGTSNIAGNFGLNYDFNYKNGDVVWDNKFIMAYGLSKIKGIPETAKTDDRLELNSLWGKKASGDWYYSAFFNFKTQMDSGFDNKTGVRLSHFFSPAYFQFGPGMLWKKSDNLSVNIAPAAGKFIFVHDHFTTTGPSFGVKQGDTSRFEFGASISAYYKVNVMTNVSIENRLNLYSNYLDNPQNVDVDYQMNVVMRINKYLTANIAVQAIYDDNSIKATQIREVFGLGANYGF, via the coding sequence ATGAAAAAAATCTGTTATTCAATCAGTTTTATATTGATAGGTATTGCGCTTCAAGCACAGGAGGTAGTAAAAGACACTACAAAACTATGGACTAAGAAAGGAAATATTTCTTTACTTTTCAATCAATCTGCTTATAACAAAGAATGGCTAGGCGGAGGAACATCCAACATAGCTGGAAATTTTGGTCTAAACTATGATTTCAATTATAAAAACGGAGATGTCGTTTGGGACAACAAGTTTATCATGGCGTATGGATTGAGTAAAATAAAAGGAATACCAGAAACTGCCAAAACAGATGACCGCTTGGAACTAAATTCTCTTTGGGGTAAAAAAGCTTCAGGGGATTGGTATTACTCCGCTTTTTTTAATTTCAAAACGCAAATGGATTCAGGTTTTGATAATAAAACAGGTGTTCGATTGTCACACTTTTTCTCGCCTGCTTATTTTCAATTTGGACCAGGTATGCTCTGGAAAAAAAGTGATAACCTAAGTGTGAATATTGCACCTGCCGCAGGAAAATTTATTTTTGTACACGATCATTTTACGACAACAGGACCTTCCTTTGGAGTCAAACAAGGAGATACTTCTCGTTTTGAATTTGGTGCCAGTATTTCAGCCTACTACAAAGTGAACGTAATGACCAATGTTTCTATTGAAAATAGATTAAATTTATATTCTAACTATTTAGACAATCCTCAAAACGTGGATGTAGATTACCAAATGAATGTGGTAATGAGAATCAACAAATACCTAACAGCGAATATAGCTGTTCAAGCTATTTATGATGATAACTCGATTAAGGCAACGCAAATACGTGAAGTTTTTGGCCTTGGTGCTAATTATGGGTTTTAG
- the hflX gene encoding GTPase HflX: MIEKEEINFEKTAIVGIITQNQPEDKLNEYLDELEFLTFTAGGEVVKRFYQKMDKPNPKTFVGTGKIEEILLYVKENKISTLIFDDELTPSQQKNISKIIEDCKVLDRTHLILDIFAQRAETSYARTQVELAQCQYLLPRLSGMWTHLERQKGGIGMRGPGETEIETDRRIVRDRIALLKDKIKAIDKQMGTQRSNRGSMVRVALVGYTNVGKSTLMNAVGKSDVFVENKLFATLDTTVRKVVIKNLPFLLSDTVGFIRKLPTQLVDSFKSTLDEVREADLLLHVVDISHPDFEDHIASVNQTLADIKAHDKPTLMVFNKIDAYKYLTIDEDDLITEKTPKHYTLEEWKSTWMSRVGESNALFISATNKENFEEFRERVYEAVRHIHVTRFPYNKFLYPDYKDVVEKDEE; this comes from the coding sequence ATGATAGAAAAAGAAGAAATCAATTTTGAAAAAACGGCTATAGTTGGAATCATCACTCAGAATCAACCCGAGGATAAACTCAACGAATATCTGGACGAACTAGAGTTTTTGACTTTTACCGCAGGTGGTGAAGTAGTTAAACGTTTTTATCAAAAAATGGACAAACCCAATCCCAAAACTTTCGTAGGGACTGGTAAAATAGAAGAAATCTTGTTGTATGTAAAAGAGAACAAAATTTCGACCTTGATTTTTGATGACGAGTTAACACCTTCGCAACAAAAAAACATATCCAAAATAATCGAGGATTGCAAAGTCCTTGATAGAACACACCTTATCCTAGATATTTTTGCACAACGTGCCGAAACTTCCTACGCACGTACTCAAGTAGAGTTGGCGCAATGCCAATATTTATTGCCGAGGCTTTCAGGAATGTGGACTCACCTTGAACGTCAAAAAGGAGGAATTGGAATGCGTGGACCTGGAGAAACAGAGATTGAAACCGATAGACGTATCGTGCGTGATCGTATTGCTCTTTTGAAAGATAAAATCAAGGCCATTGACAAACAAATGGGGACGCAACGCAGCAATCGTGGTTCAATGGTACGAGTAGCTTTGGTAGGATATACCAATGTAGGGAAATCGACCTTGATGAATGCCGTAGGGAAAAGCGATGTGTTTGTAGAGAACAAACTCTTTGCAACTTTGGATACAACAGTTCGTAAAGTAGTGATTAAAAACCTGCCTTTCTTGCTTTCAGATACCGTAGGATTTATTAGAAAATTGCCAACACAACTCGTAGATTCTTTCAAAAGTACGTTGGATGAAGTTCGTGAAGCCGATTTGTTATTGCACGTTGTTGATATTTCTCACCCAGATTTTGAAGATCATATCGCTTCTGTAAATCAAACTTTGGCCGATATCAAAGCACACGATAAGCCGACTTTGATGGTCTTTAATAAAATCGATGCTTATAAATATTTAACGATAGACGAAGACGATTTGATTACCGAAAAAACACCTAAACATTATACTCTTGAAGAATGGAAATCCACTTGGATGAGTCGTGTAGGAGAATCGAATGCGTTGTTTATTTCGGCAACCAACAAAGAAAATTTCGAAGAATTCAGAGAACGTGTTTATGAAGCCGTGCGTCACATACATGTCACACGCTTTCCATACAACAAGTTTTTGTATCCTGATTATAAGGATGTCGTGGAAAAGGACGAAGAGTAA
- a CDS encoding FKBP-type peptidyl-prolyl cis-trans isomerase, giving the protein MKYYAVVAITLAISVSSCKKKDQDQEQNQQQVEVTDNSAKNEQEIKDYLEKNHLTAEKTDSGLYYIITEEGKGAQPTADSNVTVAYKGYFTNGTVFDQSGAEGISFGLNQVIRGWTEGIPKFKAGGKGVLLIPSNIGYGDNSTGPIPGGSVLLFDIDLISVQ; this is encoded by the coding sequence ATGAAGTATTACGCAGTAGTAGCAATTACATTAGCAATCTCAGTGAGTTCTTGTAAAAAGAAAGATCAAGATCAAGAGCAAAATCAACAACAAGTTGAAGTGACTGATAATTCAGCTAAAAATGAGCAAGAAATTAAAGATTATTTAGAAAAAAATCATCTAACGGCCGAAAAAACGGACTCTGGTTTGTATTATATCATTACCGAAGAAGGAAAAGGGGCACAGCCAACAGCAGATTCAAATGTAACCGTGGCTTACAAAGGGTATTTTACAAACGGAACTGTTTTTGACCAAAGCGGTGCCGAAGGAATCTCTTTTGGATTAAACCAAGTGATTAGAGGTTGGACAGAAGGTATTCCAAAATTCAAAGCTGGTGGAAAAGGAGTGTTATTAATCCCTTCAAATATTGGTTACGGAGATAATTCTACTGGTCCAATTCCAGGTGGTTCTGTACTTTTGTTTGATATTGATTTGATTTCAGTTCAATAA